CGAAATACCTATTTTAGCCTAGCCGATTGagtgttcatagcagatcctggtttactggcttcTAGTTTGACTTTTCAAACCTACGACTACATTACAAGGCCTTTATTGCGTAGCTTAATAGGTTGAAGTTTCAAAGATAAGAGTTACTCTAACAACAAGTTGAGCTCAAGCCCTCATATTTGACACACCAAGGCCGTAACCTGGTGGATATCCCCTTTAGCAGGGAATTGGCTAGGACAGACAGGCATTGGTCctaacctttggcatttttCAGACAAAGTAGCCTCCCAGACTCAAGTCTAGAATTTCATGCTGGCAGCCCAACATTCTTACCATGTCACCAAATAATGGCCTTAACCAAGTCAAATGTGTTCTTTAAATCCCAATTACCAAGTTATGCACATTATTAAACAAAGTTCAAAATACCAAGTTACAGACTGCAAATTAGTTATGAATTATAAAAGTGACTAAGTTCCTTAATAATAACTTGGATGAAGGTGCAACTAGAGCTCAAAGAGAGGCAACTTGTACCCCAAACTGTACCTTTTGTAAGTGAAATGAATTAAAGAGGTTttcattatgaccctccccagaccctgtagtggcgggagcctcgtgcactgaatATGCTCTTTCCTTTCATACAGAACTACGTTTACCATTAAATCCTATCTAGTGATGGCATGTCACAGGACTGGAAACTATCCATTTGGAATCCGTACTCTTGATTCACAAAGAGCTACAGCCTTAACTTTAGAGATTGCTTAGATGTGTAACTAGATGAATGACCTTTCTTTCCCTGAACAGACAAATTCCAGCTTATTTGGTTTAGTCTACTACTTTTGGATGGAACTTGGGAACATATTTCAGATTTCAGTAAGAAAACATAATAAttagaaataaaaatcaaaagtttTGAACTTACAACATGAAGAAATCCGGGACAGAACCTCCGATTGTCGCCAGCAAGACTGAAACCAGAAATCAGTAATCGACAACGATCTCAGCCCTCCAGAAACACTCAGTAGCCATTCCGTCACGAAATCGACGTCTGAGAGGTACAGATCATCGGAATCATCATCGTCCAAGTTCCCACAAAATGGTTTCTCAACGCCAACACAGAGAGATTCAAGATTTCTCAAATTACAAAGGAATTGAGTAACTACTTACCGATCATAAGAGCAAATGAGCTTCAAGGATCGGACATCGTAGGAGATGGCGTTGAGGGTTTTGGAAGAAAGTCTACAGTGAGCTAGATCAGTGGCATCGCTCACTCGACTCAATATTTCCAGAATTAAAGCTGGAGGAAGCCCGTCCATGGCGAGAGAGAGCGCGCAAAGTTCACATTTCTTCCTCTATTGTTTTATATGACTTTCATCATGCCTAAAGTACCCCTGATTTCTATTAAAATTTCAAACCTGCCCCCGTTCTCCAAAACGGCAAAACCCTTTCTTTGGTCTTCGTCTTGTCTACTTCCTCTGAGCTCCTTTGAAACTTAGAATACtctgtagagagagagaaagaagggacatGGGGAGGAGAATACTGAACGATGCATTGAGAACAATTGTAAATGCGGAGAAAAGAGGCAAAGCAACAGCAAACCTGCAGCCTATCTCCGGCGTTATGGCTTCCTTTCTCAAGATCATGAAAGATCGAGGTAAACTATCACCATCTGCTACTACTTTTGGGGGAAAACCATCTGTTACTACTGTTTATTTGATATTGGTTTTGTTTGAATTGATCTATTATGTTTTGTCTGCAAAAGTTGCTAGCTTCTTTTGGGCCCCGGTTTTTTATATAAAGAAATTGTGCTGATTTTGTTTCATATAAAATAGCATTTTTAGTTGtgatttaccctaaaaaaagtACATTTTTTGTTCTCGGCAGGTTGAAGGATTAAAATGTTCTCATTTGTTTCAGTAGTTCCGTTTGAAGTTTGGGTTGCTTAAACCTTATAGGGTTGACATGGATTATTGTTGTCTAAACTTTATACATTGTAGGGGAATTGTGAAATCAAAGCTTTAACTGAACAATGGGTAAGGTAGAACCTGACCAGTTATATTCATTGTAAGCAAAGCAGATGTTGATGTTTACAACCTCTAGCATCTTTTTCAACAAAATGAGAAAGAGGTCTAGGTAACCGTAAAGGAGAGAATAAAACTAGTGTTATAATTGATGGATTTGTCGCCTTTCCATGTTCTTGAAGATCCAGTCGATATTTGTTGTTACAATGCTCCTCTGAGTACTCAGAAAATTCTAGAACTGGTAGCTaacctttattatttttttgctcTATTGACTAAAAACTCACCACTGCAACCCCAAGGTCAGTTTTGAATTCTGCCTGAAAAATGAATCAAGAAAAACGAAATATTTTTCTAGAGTGTTACTGATTATCTTTGTGCATTTTTTAGGCACCATCTTGGACTTCTTCACACCAAAGCCTAGAAACCGTGCCAACCAAATGTCAAACTATGGTTCTCATGTTGGGTTTATAGCAAAACATACATCACAGATGTTGGGACACAAACATTTCGTGCTCCAAATTGAGACAACTTTTTTATTAGAACCTTATTCATTCAAATTTTTATCTCTTTAACCTCTTGGGTTCATATTGTTGTATTACACtgattcaaattaaaaaataacccaaaagaaaaaggagaccTTGATGTCAATCAGGTATTTagtgttttttgtgtttttttttttgatagataggccccaaggagatttgaactcatgacctcttaattatgaggtattggtctttgccaactgagcttACCCCCTTGGGGTTATCAGGTATTTAGTTAATAGGTGCAGGGGAACACTTCTTTTGAGGAGAGACATCATCTGATTTCGTTGCTTCTTATCAGTTGCTACTGCTGTTTCTGTCTTGTGGATTTTACTGTTAGGAAACCTATTTGTTTAAATCATTCTATTTGCTTGGGAATGGCCGGGCCTTTGCAGTTCCCTCATCCTATGTGTTTCATATTGTTCTCTTCATTTTATGCATTCATTAGCTCTCACACAATGGTTCAAAGGGTAATTTGGAAGTTATTTGATTTGAAGCCTTCTTGCTGGGAAAGAGATATCCACTTCTCTTCATCTATATCTGTATTGACAAGCAACTTTGCGATTTtcttgaaaagagaaaagagggggTGCTCTTTTTCCTGACAGATCCCGGACTAGATAATTGAGGAGGGTTGTGTCAGATTCATAGTTGCCAAGGCGTGTCGCCTAGGCaggcgccttggttgccttggtCACCTTATGTCCAGGCCCCCTctgcctagacgccgtgacaactatggtcagaTTGGTAGCCAACATAAAACCTACATCCAAATGGTGGTGAAACTAGATTTGCATTGTTGATCCCTAGGAGTTTAGATAACTTTGTTGACTTGTTTTGATTGTCTTGGTAGAGGAATATGCATGTCCCTACTACTCCAAGTGGTTGGAATAATGCTTTGCTGACTTAAGCTGAGTGTTTAATGTCTTTCATGTTTGTACTATACTGGTCTTGAAATATGTGCCCTATGCAGGATTCTAGTTCAACAGGTTTCACCATGGCAGCAATCCATTTGCCAGTCATTTGAATGCTATCAGAAACTTGAAGTGTTAAACTGACTTATTTTATTCTGCGTTCCAGGTTATATAAAAGATTTTCAGGTATCTGACCCACACAGAGTAGGAAAGATAACTGTTGAACTCCATGGCAGGATAAAGGACTGTCGAGCACTCACTTATAGGCAAGATATCAAAACCAAAGACATTGAAGACTACAGAATACGTATGCTTCCAACTCATCAGGTGTGTTTCCTTGTTATGGCTATAGCTTTTTGTTTCTAAGttcttttgttgtttccttcttttccttcattgTTTTAATTATACTTTCATCTTCAAAGAACCACAACCTAAAGAACATACCTATATGATTGGAATTTACTATTTCAGTTGTTTACAGCCTTTCAACCTCCAATCACTATGATATATGATTATTGTATAAAACCTTGAGAATTTCTGTACATTGACGTATTTGTATCCTTCCATCATATGTATCCAATCAGGAAAAGAGATACCATTTTTAGTGAAGAAATGAGTTTAAGAGGATggaaaaaaggaagaggaaaaacaaGATACAACGCTTTTGCATGGCACTAGAATGGCTTGGTTTGAGCTATGAATCCACAATTTATATACCCCTTCTTGTATACTTATGCCACTAAATGGCCTGGTTTGAGCTCTGAATCCATAATTTTCAATTCTTGCAGGCAATAAGTTTATTGGAATACCAAAGTCACCAAAATAACAGTTTTAGGTTATCTCTAATGCATTAACATTTAGGCTGTATATGGAGGAGAACATCATCCATATTACACATGCAACTCCATCCTGTTAGTTCTAGTTGCAGCCTGTACTATCATTTCAAATATAATTAGTCATGTTTAGTGAAACTGCAGAACATTCATGATGGTTCTGTTGCTGTGTAGCACATTTATGGGTTAAATTCTTGATCAGTGTTAAGAGAATCGTATTCCATTATCGTTAATAGTATTAAGCAGATGATGACTTGTTTTCTGTACTTTCATTCTTTTATGCAGTGGGGTTATGTCGTGATTACAACTCCCAGTGGTATTTTGGATCATGAGGAGGCCATTAGACAAAATGCTGGAGGTCAGGTTCTGGGTTATTTTTATTAAGTTCCCATCGTATCTTTGTTTGGATGGGAATTGTGAGAGAGACTGTTCTGTATGTTAATGAGGGTAAGACTGAAGCTTCTGGTAAAAGTTTAGCTACACAAGTTCACAACATCCTCTCTGTTTtcatgcatgatgatatttCATGTGAATTTGATGATATCCAAGATTtagattttattgcttgaatGATTTATGTAAACTTcatcggaaaaaaaaataataaaaaggttGAAGGGATATCCTAAATATTATTGCTTCTTTGAGAGTCAAATATTCAagaatatataatatataaaatgTTTACGTATACGGTATACCACTATTTCCATATGTTCAGATAAAACTCTGGTGTTAGTAGGGTGGCATGCAAGCGAAGACATGAACTTGCATTTGCATAATTCAACAGATCTGGAAATCTCCATATTCTAACAAGAATGTTTTAGACATAGTACACATGGTAATATTCTTGgtgtgtgttgatatacattgttgtgacCCTTATTTAACAGCTGGAACTTTTGAGATAAACGgttctaacatggtattagagccaggAGGTTGGGTTTTCTTTCCTTGATAAGTGCCAAGGGTTTTTGTTATGTTTTCCTATGCCCCTTCATGTCTTGCCCCCTTGATGCCTCATGGCGGTATATCACATACAGAGCTGTGTGGGGTATGTGTAGACCTGCATGTGCCCGCGGGGGGGTGTTGtatgttgatatacattgttgtaatCCTTAACAACTCGAGCTTTTGGGTACGTGGTTATAACAACTCCGAACGGTTCAGTTTGGAAAATTTGGTGGAGATGCCAAAAGTAGGGGTGGTCTCTAATTGCACATCTTCAGCGCAACACAATTTCTTCCCATGGTTCTAGTTTCAAAGTCTCTTAAACCAAGAATTTATGTTAAAGGGTCATGATAGATGTAATAatggtttgggattttggatAGCATCAAAACTTTCAACATTAGCAACCATGGGGAAGATTATGATTATGGATTCTATGCCAGTATTCTTTTGGTTGGTTTTAGTTTCATAAGTTAGGGAATAATCAGTGCCACTTGTAATCAAGCCCAATGATtgattcttgggtttttttggggggggctGATGCATAGGTATGTAACTTAgcaatttaaaaaattggaattggattgGTTGATTCAGTCAATTCGAATTGGAATCGGACAAGTCTGTTCCGAATTGGTCGATCAGGAAGGTTTTTAAGATTCAGGTTGATTCTAGTTGAATTGGTTGCCAATTCCGCTTATTTGATGAACCTAGGGTTGCAACTGGGGCTTGAGTGGATTGCATAGTTGATGAAGTTTGGAAACGCTGAGTTCGATGTATGGCCTGACGCGCACCCATGTCTATCCTGAGAACTGAGGTGCAAACTGAAGCCTTCTTCTCAGGGGAGACCGACTTGCAGATCTTGATGCCGGGCACCTTCCCTTAaataaagggggagagggggaatCGTCCCAGCTACCCTTTCAACCATACTTTTAGTAATCGGTCTCGGCTGATACCAATCTGGATTGGATAGGTTTATTCTTGTTtcctttgaaaatttaaaattttttttttcatttttacccttgCTTGTACCGATCCACCGTTACGGGATTGGCCAGACTGATACATATACAAATCagccgatccgataccgattcttcaaaccatgGTTTTCAACTAAATCGTAAATCGTAAGCCacgtttttcctttaatttgcGAAAGGGTGCACATTCTTTGTCTGGAAGCGCATCTAGGCATAGACACATGGGGCGGCACAGGAGTGGGATTTGGGTCATTTAGAGGGGTGGGCTGGCCATttttgcccaccccatgtgtctgggcacaccCTAGGGTGCAGAAAACTTTATCCCTTCGCAAAAATTACCTCCGTGTCCAGAGATGCAAACTTCAGTTAAGATATAAGCCTTAAAAAAAGTCCCCTATCAAAGCAAAGTGTAAACTATATTTTCCCATGGAGCCACCTTGACTCAGGCCCTCAAGCCTTACAATCATGTTAAGATTTTCTTATTTACAGGCTTTTGgtgtcaaaattttttttattttctttaccaaaaaaataataataataatttttaattttattttggtaaaaagaGTATTATTTGGTCACATGGTTTCTGCAATTAGAAACAGGAGTGTACGAAATAACCATCTAATCCCTCCTAAAATCCTAGACACAGGAGTGTGTGAAATAACCATTCAACCCCTCCTAAAATCacaaatctcatccatgttgatgcccctgtaATGGGGTAGAGATTACATGACCAAACAGCTATCTCTTGcccatttatgtttttttgtcatttcacatgagCAAAGCACAcaagaaaatgacaatttttgcGAGCCAAAGGATGgtaaattattttcaaaatattttgaaaaacttTCTTCacccttaattttttaaaaagagttaaaagTATAAGACAAAGAACCATCAAAAGAAAGTTACATGTTCTAAATAAACCTATAGATGTGTATTTCAGACAACCCCTACACGCCAAGGAAGAGCAGGCTTAAATGAATATATGTGCACATTGATGTATATACATCACTGCACTCTGGAGCCGCTCTCAACTTTAAGACACATTTCACACTGTTTCTTTCGTTCTGTTTCTCTACAGTGGCTCTTGCTTTTACTCCCTCACAGCATTGTGGGCAATTGGATCAAGGAGTTGTGTGGCACCATCTTTGTCCAGGATCTCATGGTGCTGCTACAATCTATTGCCTATATTTTGAATTCAATATTTCCCAAAGGTTCAGAATTGAACATAGCTTCATAAAATTGGACAGGCCAGGCATCCGGC
The nucleotide sequence above comes from Telopea speciosissima isolate NSW1024214 ecotype Mountain lineage chromosome 3, Tspe_v1, whole genome shotgun sequence. Encoded proteins:
- the LOC122656366 gene encoding 40S ribosomal protein S15a-5-like; its protein translation is MGRRILNDALRTIVNAEKRGKATANLQPISGVMASFLKIMKDRGYIKDFQVSDPHRVGKITVELHGRIKDCRALTYRQDIKTKDIEDYRIRMLPTHQWGYVVITTPSGILDHEEAIRQNAGGQVLGYFY